CCTTACAACGGCATCGCCAAGTCGCCCTTTATGCATGGCACCTTGGCCTTCAAGCACCTCATCGACTTTCCAAAAATGCTCTGACCACGACAACCCGCAATGTCTGCGGGAAGGTACAGGAATTTCTGTTCCGTCAGGTAACACCGTGTACAGCATCTCGTGGTCATTCGTTAACCTGCCCGGTATGTCCACCCACTCTTCTACTCCATGAATAAAGGTGTTGCGCTTTAAATCGACCCCAACTAACAAGATGGTCGCCCTTCGGTCGAGCAGCTTCCCCCAGGCAGAACCTCTAGCGCATGGCGTATCGAAACGATGATCGTCATTTGTAAACGCTATAGAATCCTGGCCTAATGCCGCCACCGAATGAGTAGGGTGCAGCGAACGCACCACACCAGGCCGTTTGCGAAAAAGTTCAGGCAATATCCCGACACAGGAAGATGACTGATCTACGTAAAATTTCGGATTATCTGCATTGATGTAAGACCACGTATGAGTGGGTAACACCAGCAGCCCATCTATCATATAGGCTGTCAACGCATCCAGAACTGTGTCCGCACCACCCTCGACCGGTCCCATACTCTTCATCGAAGAATGGACCAACAACGTCCCTTTGCTGTCAATACCCAGCTGCTCTAATTGCTTCATTAAGCTTTCCATCGTGTGCATGTTCCTTCCCCTCCTCCGGCCCATTATATCAAAACTTGCTTTACTTATGGTAAGGTTCACCGCGCTGTCTGTATCGGCAAGTTTTTAATTGCCTTCATGGCGTTAGACCATACACACTTCCCCCTCAATGAATAACCTAGCGAATAGATC
Above is a window of Paenibacillus sp. FSL K6-1330 DNA encoding:
- a CDS encoding AAC(3) family N-acetyltransferase → MHTMESLMKQLEQLGIDSKGTLLVHSSMKSMGPVEGGADTVLDALTAYMIDGLLVLPTHTWSYINADNPKFYVDQSSSCVGILPELFRKRPGVVRSLHPTHSVAALGQDSIAFTNDDHRFDTPCARGSAWGKLLDRRATILLVGVDLKRNTFIHGVEEWVDIPGRLTNDHEMLYTVLPDGTEIPVPSRRHCGLSWSEHFWKVDEVLEGQGAMHKGRLGDAVVRVCDAAKVANIITEMLKDNSDLFSDNLPLYHSVNND